A genomic stretch from Sphingobacterium sp. ML3W includes:
- a CDS encoding serine acetyltransferase, whose protein sequence is MHDFYQHIYEQQLAVLEMPSNKKICGWATKILDVLFPERNSGEMKSVEDVKLAFEQFELELEQLLSKSKACGHCNHAQVAHQFFERIPALYELMCWDANALMDGDPAAQNKREVVRTYPGFFAICIFRMANELHRLGVPLIPRILTEHAHSKTGIDIHPGATIGHHLHIDHGTGLVIGETCTIGNYVKLYQGVTLGALSVDKVFSNVKRHPTIEDHVIIYSGATILGGETRIGHHSVIGGNVWLTSSVEPYTTVYHQATAKFIDSKPII, encoded by the coding sequence ATGCATGATTTTTATCAACATATCTATGAGCAGCAATTAGCTGTTTTAGAAATGCCTTCCAATAAGAAGATCTGCGGCTGGGCAACCAAAATTTTGGATGTGCTTTTTCCGGAGCGAAATTCTGGCGAAATGAAATCGGTAGAAGATGTAAAACTTGCTTTTGAACAATTTGAACTGGAGTTGGAACAGCTTCTGAGCAAGTCAAAAGCCTGTGGTCATTGCAACCATGCACAAGTGGCCCATCAGTTTTTTGAACGTATTCCGGCGCTCTACGAGTTGATGTGTTGGGATGCTAATGCGTTGATGGATGGAGATCCGGCTGCGCAGAATAAGCGTGAGGTTGTACGCACCTATCCCGGTTTTTTTGCGATTTGTATTTTCAGGATGGCAAATGAGCTTCACCGGCTAGGTGTGCCTCTGATTCCAAGGATATTGACTGAACATGCCCATTCCAAGACAGGTATTGATATTCATCCGGGGGCGACCATTGGTCATCATCTTCACATAGATCATGGTACAGGATTAGTCATCGGAGAGACTTGTACGATCGGTAATTACGTTAAACTCTATCAAGGTGTTACGTTGGGCGCCTTGAGTGTGGACAAGGTCTTTTCGAATGTCAAACGCCATCCAACGATCGAGGACCATGTCATCATCTATTCCGGAGCGACTATTTTGGGTGGTGAGACGCGTATAGGTCATCATTCGGTTATTGGTGGTAATGTTTGGCTGACGAGTTCGGTCGAACCTTATACTACAGTATACCACCAGGCGACTGCAAAATTTATAGATTCAAAACCAATCATATAG
- a CDS encoding HipA family kinase, whose protein sequence is MNFQQPIIREVEITRYVQPFREGGSLPALVDADDGFSYVIKFRGAGQGRKALIAELIGGELARLLKLRVPEIVFAHLDESFGRSEPDEEIQDLLKFSVGKNLGLHFLSGAITFDANVDVIGAEEASKIVWLDALLMNVDRTVRNTNMLIWHKELWLIDHGASLYFHHSWDNWEEQSVKPFVQIKDHVLLKNATIVEKIDAEFSPIFTEEVFRKILAVVPDEWLVDSERELSAADAREVYVSFLKQRVASSSIFVKQIEDARKNLI, encoded by the coding sequence ATGAATTTTCAACAACCTATTATTCGCGAGGTAGAGATTACCCGATATGTTCAGCCATTTCGGGAAGGTGGATCTTTGCCGGCGCTAGTCGATGCTGATGATGGCTTTAGTTATGTCATCAAATTTAGAGGAGCAGGACAAGGGCGGAAGGCACTGATTGCTGAACTGATCGGTGGTGAACTAGCCAGACTGTTAAAATTAAGAGTGCCTGAAATCGTCTTTGCACATCTGGATGAATCTTTTGGGCGCTCAGAACCAGATGAAGAAATACAAGATCTACTCAAATTTAGTGTGGGAAAAAACCTTGGGCTCCATTTTCTGAGTGGGGCGATTACTTTTGATGCCAATGTTGATGTGATCGGTGCGGAAGAGGCTTCGAAGATTGTGTGGCTGGATGCCTTGTTGATGAATGTTGACCGCACAGTCCGGAATACCAATATGTTGATCTGGCACAAAGAACTGTGGTTGATCGACCATGGCGCGTCCTTGTATTTTCACCACAGCTGGGACAATTGGGAAGAACAATCGGTCAAACCTTTTGTGCAGATTAAAGATCATGTATTGTTAAAAAATGCGACCATTGTCGAAAAAATAGATGCTGAATTTAGCCCTATTTTTACGGAGGAAGTTTTTCGTAAGATATTGGCCGTTGTGCCAGACGAATGGTTGGTTGATTCCGAACGTGAATTGTCAGCGGCGGATGCGAGAGAAGTGTACGTTTCATTCTTGAAACAACGTGTGGCGAGTTCGTCAATTTTTGTAAAACAGATAGAAGATGCCAGAAAGAACCTTATATGA
- a CDS encoding BT_3928 family protein, producing the protein MTAAQQTTKTNYLLGFCRIFTGLLFIFSGFIKANDPTGFGYKLQEYFEVFHLTAFNEYATAIAVVICGFEILLGALLLFGVYANLVAWGLLLLILFFTFLTFYSAFFEVVTSCGCFGDAIPLTPWQSFSKDLVLLVLILIIFFYRKQIRPIIKGSGNQFVVTLITAVVSLGIGVYTVNYLPFIDFLPYKIGNNLPSLMVLPEGKEADVFEQLYTMKNKKTGETKKVNDKIYMADKLWEDESWEIIGEPESRLVKKGYDIPIPDLLITDADGADHTQEIIANPYYNVIIVAKDLSSTNIDALQRINQTVTQMTKDYNGLRVVLLTASASKDAQYLSDKMQLIAEIYYADLIPLKSMVRANPGVILLKGGNVIGKWHYNNFPDAKTIEDNFLSKDK; encoded by the coding sequence ATGACAGCAGCACAACAGACAACAAAGACAAATTACCTTTTAGGTTTTTGCCGCATTTTCACTGGACTTCTTTTTATTTTCTCTGGATTTATCAAAGCCAATGACCCTACTGGTTTCGGCTATAAACTGCAGGAATATTTTGAGGTATTCCACTTGACTGCGTTCAATGAATACGCGACCGCTATTGCTGTAGTGATCTGTGGTTTTGAAATCCTTTTAGGTGCCCTATTGTTGTTTGGTGTCTATGCCAATTTAGTGGCTTGGGGATTGCTGTTATTGATCCTATTTTTCACCTTTTTGACATTTTATTCCGCGTTTTTCGAAGTTGTCACCTCCTGTGGATGTTTCGGCGACGCCATTCCACTGACCCCTTGGCAATCTTTTTCCAAAGATCTGGTGTTATTGGTCTTGATTCTGATCATCTTTTTTTATCGCAAACAGATCCGGCCTATTATCAAAGGTTCCGGCAATCAATTTGTCGTCACATTAATTACAGCTGTTGTTTCCTTGGGTATCGGAGTATATACGGTCAACTATCTTCCTTTTATAGATTTCTTACCCTATAAAATTGGTAATAACCTCCCTTCGCTGATGGTTCTTCCAGAGGGAAAAGAAGCTGATGTCTTTGAGCAGCTCTATACCATGAAAAACAAAAAGACAGGTGAGACCAAGAAAGTCAATGACAAAATCTATATGGCGGATAAGCTATGGGAGGACGAATCATGGGAAATCATTGGCGAGCCGGAAAGTAGACTTGTCAAAAAAGGATATGATATTCCTATTCCCGACTTATTGATCACAGACGCCGACGGTGCTGATCATACACAGGAGATCATCGCCAACCCCTATTATAATGTTATCATCGTCGCGAAGGATCTTTCGTCTACAAATATAGATGCTCTCCAGAGAATCAATCAGACAGTGACACAGATGACCAAAGATTACAATGGTCTTCGTGTTGTCCTACTGACTGCCTCTGCATCCAAAGATGCACAATACCTGAGTGACAAGATGCAATTGATTGCTGAAATATACTATGCGGATTTAATTCCATTAAAAAGCATGGTTAGAGCCAATCCGGGGGTGATCTTATTAAAAGGTGGAAATGTAATAGGCAAATGGCATTACAATAATTTCCCGGATGCAAAAACGATTGAAGACAATTTTTTAAGTAAGGACAAATAG
- a CDS encoding GNAT family N-acetyltransferase, which produces MLAEFEIKQITNHKDYPYDLLLLADETVAAINKYLFDSNVFVVHEQQQPIAVFCLYPIDSETLEIKNIAVAASHQNKGLGSEILQYIQETYRVQYPNLIVGTADCGLDQIRFYERNGFVQYGVRANFFIDNYEQPIYENGQLLRDMVLLKYHP; this is translated from the coding sequence ATGTTAGCTGAATTCGAAATAAAACAGATCACAAATCATAAGGACTATCCTTATGATTTGTTGCTTCTAGCCGACGAGACTGTCGCCGCAATCAATAAGTACCTTTTTGATTCCAATGTCTTTGTTGTCCACGAACAGCAACAGCCCATTGCGGTATTTTGCTTATATCCCATCGACAGCGAGACGCTGGAGATCAAAAATATTGCCGTCGCTGCTTCACATCAGAACAAAGGACTTGGGAGCGAAATATTACAATATATCCAGGAGACTTATCGTGTACAATATCCCAATCTGATTGTTGGCACTGCGGATTGCGGCTTAGATCAGATCCGATTTTATGAACGTAATGGATTTGTTCAATATGGTGTCCGTGCGAATTTTTTTATAGACAATTACGAACAGCCTATCTATGAAAACGGTCAATTGTTAAGAGATATGGTTTTACTGAAATATCACCCCTAA
- a CDS encoding DUF3037 domain-containing protein, protein MPERTLYEYAVVRLVPRVEREEFINVGIALYCRKYRFAKMVYAIDEQKVRALCPKIELELIENHLSSFQRICNGDKDAGKLAALDITERFRWLTAKRSTVIQCSASHPGLCEDPEATLQNLFERLVL, encoded by the coding sequence ATGCCAGAAAGAACCTTATATGAATATGCTGTGGTACGACTGGTGCCGCGTGTAGAGCGTGAGGAATTTATCAATGTTGGTATTGCGCTCTACTGTCGTAAATATCGCTTTGCCAAGATGGTCTATGCCATTGACGAGCAAAAAGTGCGTGCGCTCTGTCCTAAAATTGAATTGGAACTAATCGAAAATCACTTGTCTTCCTTTCAACGGATCTGTAATGGCGATAAAGATGCCGGAAAACTAGCAGCACTGGATATCACGGAGCGTTTTCGTTGGCTTACAGCTAAACGGAGCACGGTCATCCAGTGTTCGGCTTCACATCCCGGACTCTGTGAAGATCCCGAAGCAACATTGCAAAATCTGTTTGAGCGCCTGGTGCTTTAG
- a CDS encoding DUF3347 domain-containing protein, translating into MKSISIIGLVTLVLLTNSTIQAQIKNAKTATVKVFGNTPAAKTVIEQEGRAGKTAQVDWNQETKIATITYDASKTSEYEVLKRIALAGFDSEKFLAPDDAYAKLPKADQYTRTLKPVSKSQTATTIEHGGQLQSGQTNHSAHQNTTAAVAVTGKVTQLTNVVDQYFALKDALVKTDAQAAATKAAALQEAIKAVDMNKLVSAEHTVWMKVMNNLTADAATIAKSKDLTKQRVAFASLSTKLYELVKVGSFGSPVYYQHCPMFNEGKGANWLSKEKAVKNPFYGSQMITCGSTVETLN; encoded by the coding sequence ATGAAATCCATTTCAATAATTGGCTTAGTAACCCTAGTATTACTGACCAATAGCACTATACAGGCACAGATCAAAAATGCGAAAACAGCAACTGTAAAAGTTTTCGGAAATACCCCCGCGGCAAAAACTGTCATCGAGCAGGAAGGCAGGGCCGGAAAGACCGCCCAAGTAGACTGGAATCAGGAAACTAAAATCGCGACGATCACTTATGATGCTTCAAAAACAAGCGAATATGAGGTTTTAAAACGTATTGCCTTAGCAGGATTTGACAGTGAGAAGTTTCTGGCACCTGACGATGCTTATGCCAAATTGCCCAAAGCAGATCAATACACAAGAACATTAAAACCTGTTTCAAAATCGCAGACTGCAACAACTATAGAACATGGGGGACAACTTCAGTCAGGGCAAACAAACCATTCAGCTCATCAAAATACTACAGCTGCTGTTGCGGTAACCGGAAAAGTTACACAATTGACAAATGTGGTCGATCAATACTTTGCTTTAAAAGATGCGCTGGTCAAGACAGATGCCCAGGCAGCAGCGACCAAGGCCGCTGCATTGCAGGAAGCGATCAAGGCCGTGGATATGAATAAGCTTGTATCCGCTGAACATACTGTCTGGATGAAGGTGATGAACAATTTGACTGCTGATGCTGCAACCATTGCGAAGAGTAAGGATCTGACCAAACAACGTGTGGCATTTGCCTCGCTTTCGACGAAGCTTTATGAACTGGTCAAAGTGGGGTCTTTCGGAAGTCCTGTCTACTATCAACATTGTCCGATGTTTAACGAGGGGAAAGGTGCAAATTGGTTGAGCAAGGAAAAGGCCGTTAAAAATCCATTCTACGGATCGCAAATGATTACTTGTGGAAGTACAGTTGAAACGCTTAATTAA
- a CDS encoding SRPBCC family protein produces the protein MEQIKIQAHIDVRVEIIWNAYTSAEDIMQWNQASDDWHCTGAINDLRIGGKFKNRMEAKDGSMGFDFIGTYTALEPFKKIAYTMPDGRQVTINFNSKKSTTEITVIFDAEFENPVEMQRQGWQAILDNFKAYVEKTYGTSS, from the coding sequence ATGGAGCAGATAAAAATACAAGCGCATATTGATGTGCGTGTGGAGATCATCTGGAATGCATATACCTCAGCAGAAGATATTATGCAATGGAATCAAGCTTCTGATGACTGGCATTGTACAGGTGCAATCAATGATTTACGTATTGGGGGAAAATTCAAAAATCGGATGGAGGCGAAAGACGGCTCCATGGGCTTTGACTTTATAGGAACCTATACAGCACTTGAACCTTTCAAAAAAATAGCCTATACTATGCCTGATGGCCGTCAGGTCACCATAAATTTCAACTCGAAAAAATCCACGACTGAGATTACCGTTATTTTTGATGCTGAATTCGAAAACCCTGTAGAGATGCAACGTCAGGGATGGCAAGCCATTCTAGACAATTTCAAAGCTTATGTAGAAAAGACATATGGTACCTCATCATAG
- a CDS encoding DUF2231 domain-containing protein, giving the protein MEKLFEGFPNLHPLVVHFPIVLLLLALLSQVVAVCYSRYRLELNILTFILLFLGTIGAFAAIQTASHISGDADEEVFAVFDIHQRYAWISFWLAGITTVVRLVALRWSKVIWTNYLIVVLLISLSVTLFITGHHGARLVYQYGVGPKNNGVLMK; this is encoded by the coding sequence ATGGAAAAGTTGTTTGAAGGATTTCCCAACTTGCATCCTTTGGTGGTTCATTTCCCTATAGTGCTGCTGCTTTTAGCCTTACTCAGTCAGGTGGTGGCCGTATGCTATAGTCGATATCGGCTGGAGCTAAATATCTTGACTTTTATTCTGTTGTTTTTGGGAACAATAGGGGCTTTTGCAGCAATTCAGACAGCATCCCATATTTCGGGGGATGCCGATGAAGAAGTCTTTGCCGTTTTTGATATCCACCAACGTTATGCCTGGATCAGCTTCTGGCTGGCGGGGATAACCACCGTTGTACGTTTGGTAGCACTGCGATGGAGTAAAGTCATCTGGACAAACTATTTGATCGTGGTTTTGTTGATAAGTTTGTCTGTGACACTATTTATCACAGGACACCATGGCGCACGGCTGGTCTATCAGTATGGTGTGGGACCTAAAAATAATGGAGTTTTAATGAAGTAA
- a CDS encoding DUF3347 domain-containing protein produces the protein MKRMILIVVAAMTLAACNNSKSNHTHAADTAKEAEETGAAIDKAKEDTAGIADTIAKAEVTETAAKTKADAPVAKDRSLDEVYSAYFELKDALARDNGQTAQQAAKKMKAVVAKIDAAKLETATAAAWKQYQRKLAFDTEHIAGIDENGHQREHFVTLSKNMYALLKVVRPDAPIYYQHCPMYNEGKGAHWLSKQKAIDNPYLGKSMPTCGSTVETIQ, from the coding sequence ATGAAAAGAATGATACTGATTGTAGTTGCAGCAATGACACTTGCAGCTTGCAACAACTCAAAATCGAATCATACACATGCCGCAGATACGGCAAAGGAAGCAGAGGAGACGGGGGCTGCTATAGATAAAGCGAAAGAGGATACAGCTGGGATAGCAGATACAATAGCAAAAGCCGAGGTTACTGAAACTGCTGCTAAGACAAAGGCCGATGCTCCAGTCGCAAAAGACAGGTCTCTTGATGAGGTCTACAGTGCTTACTTTGAATTAAAAGATGCGCTGGCGAGAGATAATGGACAGACGGCGCAGCAGGCTGCAAAAAAGATGAAGGCTGTGGTTGCGAAGATCGATGCCGCCAAGCTGGAGACCGCTACTGCTGCTGCCTGGAAACAGTATCAACGGAAATTGGCCTTTGATACAGAACATATCGCGGGGATTGATGAAAATGGACATCAACGTGAGCACTTCGTGACGCTATCCAAAAATATGTACGCATTGCTAAAAGTAGTGCGGCCGGATGCTCCGATCTATTACCAGCATTGCCCGATGTATAATGAGGGTAAAGGTGCGCATTGGTTGAGCAAACAAAAGGCAATCGACAATCCTTATCTGGGTAAATCAATGCCTACCTGTGGATCTACTGTAGAGACTATTCAATAG
- a CDS encoding MaoC family dehydratase, which yields MTIINNYEEYKAFEGKSLGESQWHTIDQKQINLFADATLDHQWIHLDSEKAKTESPFKSTIAHGYLTLSLIPYLWKQIAEVRNVKMEINYGIENLRFAQPVLVDNEVQLHTHVKSVANLRGVIKVTIEATLKIKDSVKPAYVGDVIFLYHFN from the coding sequence ATGACAATAATTAACAATTATGAAGAGTACAAAGCCTTTGAAGGAAAGTCATTAGGCGAATCTCAATGGCATACAATCGACCAAAAACAGATTAACCTGTTTGCCGATGCAACCTTAGATCATCAGTGGATCCATCTCGATAGCGAAAAAGCCAAAACAGAGAGTCCATTTAAATCGACCATTGCACATGGCTATCTGACCTTATCCCTTATTCCTTATCTGTGGAAGCAGATTGCAGAAGTAAGGAATGTCAAAATGGAAATCAATTATGGCATCGAAAATCTACGTTTTGCACAACCGGTCCTGGTCGATAATGAAGTACAATTACATACCCATGTTAAATCGGTTGCCAATCTCAGGGGAGTGATCAAAGTAACCATTGAAGCGACTTTAAAAATTAAGGATAGTGTCAAACCTGCTTATGTTGGGGATGTTATCTTTTTATACCACTTCAATTAA
- a CDS encoding VOC family protein produces MRLTAIHPKLPMRDKVITSDFYIGHLGFILCGTEDYEGYLMVKKDQIEIHFFEFKDLPPEENYGMVYIRTDAIEQLYQSFLEKNIAIHPNGKLETKPWGQREFSILDPDNNLLTFGEGV; encoded by the coding sequence ATGAGACTAACTGCAATACATCCCAAATTACCCATGCGTGATAAAGTTATCACAAGCGACTTTTACATCGGTCATCTTGGTTTTATTCTATGTGGAACCGAAGATTACGAAGGTTACCTGATGGTCAAAAAAGATCAGATTGAAATCCATTTTTTTGAATTTAAAGATTTACCTCCTGAAGAAAACTATGGTATGGTCTATATCCGTACCGATGCTATTGAACAACTTTATCAATCATTTTTAGAAAAAAATATTGCGATCCATCCCAATGGTAAACTGGAGACCAAACCCTGGGGACAACGTGAGTTTTCGATTCTGGATCCCGACAATAACCTGTTGACGTTTGGAGAGGGGGTATAG
- a CDS encoding putative sulfate exporter family transporter: MYKKVTPIMRYKHILNKKITIREIIFILLLILCLTPVVSAPLALLLGIIVAQWIGHPFLAVNHKATQILLQLSVVGLGFGMHIDSAIQTGKDGFLLTVISIIGTLSLGYILGKLLKLEKLTAYLITVGTAICGGSAIAAVSPTVKANEKQISVALGTIFVLNAIALFVFPVIGRFLDLSQTQFGLWCAVAIQDTSSVVGAASKYGAEALQVATTVKLTRALWIIPISLLSALAFNTKGTRIKIPYFIGLFILAIILNSYVPFFQGIGTYVVHISKVGLTLTLFLIGASLSRDVLLSVGYKAILQGLLLWLCLAIPVLLYIYFCL; this comes from the coding sequence ATGTACAAAAAAGTGACTCCCATCATGCGATACAAGCATATACTCAACAAAAAGATTACTATTCGGGAAATCATCTTTATCCTCTTGCTTATTTTATGTCTGACACCAGTCGTATCAGCTCCTTTGGCGCTGCTGCTAGGGATTATTGTTGCCCAATGGATCGGGCACCCCTTTTTGGCTGTTAATCACAAAGCCACACAAATTCTTTTACAGCTTTCTGTTGTTGGTTTGGGATTCGGTATGCATATTGACTCCGCTATTCAGACAGGCAAAGACGGTTTTTTACTGACCGTTATTTCTATTATTGGGACATTGTCCCTGGGGTATATATTGGGAAAATTATTAAAACTGGAAAAATTGACAGCTTATCTCATCACCGTAGGAACGGCCATCTGCGGCGGGAGTGCAATTGCGGCGGTTTCGCCCACAGTCAAAGCCAATGAAAAACAGATCAGTGTCGCTCTGGGTACCATTTTTGTCTTGAATGCGATAGCCTTGTTTGTATTCCCGGTTATCGGTCGTTTCCTGGATCTCTCACAGACACAATTTGGACTATGGTGTGCAGTTGCGATACAGGATACGAGTTCTGTGGTAGGTGCGGCAAGTAAATACGGCGCAGAGGCCCTCCAGGTAGCAACGACTGTTAAATTAACGCGGGCGCTATGGATTATTCCTATTTCTTTGCTGAGTGCGCTTGCTTTTAATACCAAGGGAACACGGATTAAAATTCCTTATTTTATCGGATTATTTATACTGGCTATCATCTTGAATAGTTATGTTCCATTTTTCCAAGGGATAGGAACTTATGTAGTTCATATCTCCAAAGTTGGCCTTACATTGACGCTCTTTTTAATCGGAGCTAGTCTTTCAAGAGATGTGTTACTGTCGGTAGGTTATAAAGCGATTCTACAAGGGCTGTTATTGTGGTTGTGCCTTGCAATCCCTGTGTTACTCTATATTTATTTCTGTCTATAA
- a CDS encoding DUF1599 domain-containing protein, whose product MDTIQEYNSVIKHCQDLFIKKTKDYGTAWRIMRLSSITDQIYIKAQRIRTLEVKKVSKVGEGVVDEYIGIINYCIMAMIQIDLGEDGEENLDPTFVNQKYTEKVTETRDLMLAKNHDYGEAWRDMRVSSMTDLILMKIHRVKQIEDNDGQTIVSEGIHANYQDMLNYAVFALIKLGLAQQ is encoded by the coding sequence ATGGATACTATTCAGGAATATAACAGTGTGATCAAGCACTGTCAAGATTTATTTATAAAAAAAACAAAAGATTATGGCACAGCATGGCGGATCATGCGTCTGTCTTCCATTACCGATCAGATTTATATCAAGGCACAACGCATACGTACGCTCGAGGTCAAAAAAGTATCCAAGGTTGGAGAGGGTGTCGTGGACGAATACATCGGTATTATTAATTATTGTATTATGGCTATGATCCAGATTGATCTGGGTGAAGATGGGGAGGAAAACCTTGATCCCACCTTTGTCAATCAAAAATATACCGAAAAAGTAACGGAAACCAGAGACCTCATGCTGGCCAAAAATCATGATTACGGTGAGGCTTGGCGTGATATGCGTGTTTCTTCAATGACAGATTTGATCCTAATGAAAATTCATCGGGTTAAACAGATCGAGGACAATGATGGCCAAACAATTGTATCCGAAGGCATTCACGCCAATTACCAGGATATGCTCAACTACGCAGTTTTTGCGTTAATTAAATTAGGACTAGCACAACAATAA
- the cysM gene encoding cysteine synthase CysM: MGNIIDTIGNTPLVEITQFHANPRVRIFAKMEGNNPAGSVKDRAALNMIRSAMERGEISKESKLIEATSGNTGIALAMIAGIYGLSLELVMPASSTRERTLTMEAYGAKVTLLESMEICRDYAEEKALKEGYYILNQFANPDNYKAHIKTTGPEIWRDTDGKITHFVSAMGTTGTIMGNSIYLKEKNPEIQIVGCQPTPESSIPGIRRWPEAYLPKIFDPSRVDRVIDISQQEATELARELVKREGVFAGMSTGGAFAGALKIASEIEEGIIVFIACDRGDRYLSSDLFG, encoded by the coding sequence ATGGGAAATATTATAGATACCATAGGCAATACACCCCTGGTGGAGATCACCCAATTTCATGCGAATCCCAGGGTACGGATCTTTGCAAAGATGGAGGGGAATAATCCTGCCGGCTCAGTCAAAGATCGCGCGGCGTTAAATATGATACGCTCGGCGATGGAGCGTGGTGAAATTTCGAAGGAAAGCAAGCTTATTGAAGCGACAAGTGGCAATACAGGCATAGCCCTGGCAATGATTGCCGGAATATATGGTTTAAGTTTGGAACTAGTTATGCCCGCATCGTCTACCCGCGAGCGAACGTTGACCATGGAGGCTTATGGCGCGAAGGTTACGCTCTTAGAATCTATGGAAATATGTCGTGACTATGCAGAGGAGAAAGCGTTGAAAGAAGGCTATTATATCTTAAACCAATTTGCCAATCCGGATAACTATAAAGCCCATATCAAAACAACCGGGCCAGAAATATGGCGCGATACGGATGGGAAAATTACCCATTTTGTGAGTGCAATGGGGACAACGGGAACGATTATGGGGAATTCCATTTACCTTAAGGAGAAAAATCCAGAGATACAGATCGTCGGTTGTCAACCTACACCCGAGTCATCTATACCCGGAATCAGACGCTGGCCAGAAGCCTATCTGCCAAAGATATTTGATCCGAGCCGTGTGGATCGTGTGATTGATATTTCACAACAGGAAGCCACCGAATTGGCGCGCGAACTGGTGAAACGCGAAGGGGTATTTGCAGGTATGAGTACAGGCGGAGCATTTGCTGGCGCGCTGAAAATTGCTAGCGAAATTGAGGAAGGTATCATTGTCTTTATCGCATGCGATAGGGGCGACCGTTACTTAAGCTCAGACCTTTTTGGTTAG
- a CDS encoding alpha/beta hydrolase has product MSPKLLIIFFLLISSNRILAQKYRNIADISYCKNTDTDAYKKERCKLDLYIPTDRKDFSTIVWFHGGGLEGGNKFIPLELKEKGVAVVAVNYRLSPKEEAPGYIDDAAEAVAWAFSHIASYGGDPTKIYVSGHSAGGYLALMVGLDSSYLHKYGVDANRIKGLAPISGQTNTHYTIKKEQGQSMVIPQIDRYAPITFARKDAPPIVLITGDARLELPARYEENAHLAAILKQVGHAKTSLYQLQGFDHGAVYAPGCLLLLNWIKELEK; this is encoded by the coding sequence ATGTCTCCGAAACTCCTCATTATATTCTTTTTATTGATTTCTTCGAACAGGATCCTTGCACAAAAATACCGCAATATAGCAGATATCAGTTATTGTAAAAATACCGATACCGATGCGTATAAAAAGGAACGATGCAAGCTGGATCTTTATATTCCGACCGACCGAAAAGATTTTTCCACGATTGTTTGGTTTCATGGTGGTGGATTGGAAGGGGGAAACAAATTTATTCCATTGGAGCTTAAAGAGAAAGGCGTGGCTGTGGTCGCGGTTAATTATCGGTTGAGCCCTAAGGAGGAAGCACCGGGTTATATTGACGATGCCGCAGAAGCTGTTGCCTGGGCATTCTCCCATATTGCTTCCTATGGTGGCGATCCGACAAAAATCTATGTGTCAGGGCACTCCGCTGGGGGGTATCTCGCTTTAATGGTGGGACTGGATAGCAGCTATCTACACAAATACGGTGTCGATGCGAATCGGATAAAAGGCCTGGCGCCCATCAGTGGTCAGACCAATACACATTACACCATTAAAAAGGAACAGGGACAGTCCATGGTCATCCCACAAATCGATCGCTATGCGCCAATAACCTTTGCTCGGAAGGATGCGCCACCTATTGTATTGATCACAGGTGATGCGCGATTGGAGCTGCCCGCGCGATATGAAGAGAATGCGCATCTTGCAGCAATATTAAAGCAGGTTGGTCATGCAAAAACCTCTTTATACCAATTACAGGGCTTTGATCATGGGGCCGTCTATGCACCAGGCTGCTTGCTGCTGCTTAACTGGATCAAGGAATTGGAAAAATGA